A window from Salvelinus sp. IW2-2015 linkage group LG5, ASM291031v2, whole genome shotgun sequence encodes these proteins:
- the nefma gene encoding neurofilament, medium polypeptide a: MSYHPVDTVGSPFRRSMDSRTSYGRSSGTPSSGFRSQSWSRSSPNKPYKRSVNMPVARAYSSTLLSSADSVDFSQTNGDYKRSNEKEQLQGLNDRFAGYIDKVHYLEQQNSQIEEEIQALRQKQVSQSQLGDLYDQELQELRSMLEQIHHDKAQIQLDTDHIEEDIQRIRDRFDEEARIRDETEGIIRALKKDMNDTELVKSELEKKVQSLQDEIAFIRNNHEEEVSELFAQVQASQVTMERKDFQKTDITEALREIRTQLEGHSNQNLQQVEDWFMCRYSKLTDAAEQNKDAIKSARDEIADYRRQLQSKTVELESVRGTRESLERQLNDIEDRHNNDLSSLQETIHQLDNELKGTKWEMARHLREYQDLLNVKMALDIEIAAYRKLLEGEETHFSTFPYRQAVTSSKKSKSGPPKLKVQHKFVEEIIEETRVEDEKSEMDVDLEEIAQELSAALEAEATDDREEEGEDKGEEEGEEAVGHGEEGEGDSEEVVASTEAQVSSSAPAEEEEEDKNGGDEEEDGGEGAEEGEKEEEGEKEGKDEGEKGDDAEGGDEGEGKEEGEETAPESMVSPDKEKAGEKEGSGGEEETAEGEGEEEGGDKEEVAGSDKGSKDGDDKDEKDKKGKDEKDDKTDEADVAKTESPKTDAPKSEAPKAEVQKSEAPKVSKPDSLKAESPKAGSPKSESPKAGSPKHESPKAGSPKSESPKPGSPKSETPKLAGSPKSESPKPAGSPKSESPKLAGSPKSESPKPAGSPKSESPKLGSPKAESPKDEAPKPEAPKSEAPKAAEEKVDKKGDSEEEKVEKKDAALSGEVEKGAPEDKKDDGKKEETDVISNGVDESPTKDDPNQKDDPNQKDDPSQKVVITKTVETITTGEDGAKHVIKSVTVTETVKESEDMIQEKMVSSKTMEKHSSKSVKVVTETE; the protein is encoded by the exons ATGAGTTACCACCCGGTGGACACGGTAGGGAGTCCATTCAGGAGAAGCATGGATAGTAGGACAAGCTACGGCCGCTCCTCCGGCACCCCCTCCAGCGGGTTCCGCTCTCAGTCCTGGTCCCGGTCAAGCCCTAACAAGCCCTACAAGAGGAGCGTCAATATGCCGGTAGCCAGAGCGTACAGCTCCACACTCCTCAGCTCCGCCGACAGCGTTGATTTCAGTCAAACTAACGGAGACTACAAGCGTTCCAATGAGAAAGAGCAGCTGCAGGGGCTCAACGACCGCTTCGCCGGTTACATCGACAAGGTGCACTACCTGGAGCAGCAGAACAGCCAGATTGAGGAGGAGATCCAGGCGCTGCGGCAGAAGCAGGTGTCGCAGTCCCAGCTAGGGGATTTATACGACCAGGAGCTCCAGGAGCTGCGCTCCATGCTGGAGCAGATCCACCACGATAAGGCGCAGATCCAGCTCGACACGGACCACATCGAGGAGGACATCCAGAGAATTAGGGACCGCTTCGATGAGGAAGCTCGCATCAGGGATGAGACGGAAGGCATCATCCGGGCGCTCAAAAAAGATATGAACGACACTGAGTTAGTGAAGTCGGAGTTGGAGAAGAAAGTCCAGTCACTGCAGGATGAGATTGCCTTTATCCGTAACAACCACGAGGAAGAGGTGAGCGAGCTGTTTGCCCAGGTGCAGGCGTCGCAGGTGACCATGGAGAGGAAAGACTTCCAGAAGACGGACATCACCGAGGCGCTCCGGGAGATCCGCACCCAGCTCGAGGGCCACTCCAACCAGAACCTGCAGCAGGTGGAGGACTGGTTCATGTGCCGCTATTCCAAGCTCACTGATGCTGCGGAACAAAACAAAGATGCAATCAAGTCCGCCCGTGATGAGATTGCGGACTACCGCCGCCAGCTCCAGTCCAAGACCGTGGAATTAGAATCCGTCCGGGGAACCAGGGAGTCACTGGAAAGGCAGCTGAATGACATCGAGGACCGACACAACAACGACCTGTCCAGCCTGCAG GAGACCATCCACCAGCTGGATAATGAGCTCAAGGGCACGAAGTGGGAGATGGCGCGTCATCTGCGCGAGTACCAGGACCTGCTCAATGTCAAGATGGCTCTTGACATCGAGATTGCTGCATACAG GAAACTCCTAGAAGGTGAGGAGACCCACTTTAGCACTTTCCCTTACCGCCAAGCTGTCACCTCCTCTAAGAAGTCCAAGTCTGGGCCTCCCAAACTGAAGGTCCAGCACAAGTTTGTAGAGGAGATCATTGAGGAGACCAGGGTGGAGGATGAGAAGTCTGAAATGGACGTGGACCTGGAAGAGATTGCCCAGGAGCTGTCTGCAGCATTGGAGGCAGAGGCCACAGAtgacagagaagaggaaggagaggataagggagaagaggaaggagaagaagcaGTGGGacatggagaagagggagagggtgacTCAGAAGAGGTTGTAGCCTCCACTGAAGCCCAAGTGAGCTCCAGCGCCCctgctgaggaggaagaggaggacaaaaACGGTGgtgatgaagaagaagatggaggagagggtgccgaggagggagaaaaagaagaagagggtgagaaagaaggaaaggaTGAGGGTGAGAAGGGAGATGATGCAGAAGGTGGTGatgagggagaaggaaaggaagagggagaggagacagcccCAGAATCAATGGTTTCTCCTGACAAAGAGAAGgctggagagaaggaaggaagcggaggagaagaagagacagcagagggagagggagaagaggagggtggtGATAAAGAGGAAGTTGCAGGTAGTGACAAAGGATCCAAAGATGGAGATGATAAGGATGAGAAAGATAAGAAAGGAAAGGATGAGAAAGATGACAAAACAGATGAGGCAGATGTAGCCAAGACAGAGTCTCCAAAAACAGATGCCCCCAAGAGTGAGGCCCCAAAAGCTGAGGTCCAGAAATCTGAGGCCCCAAAAGTCTCCAAGCCAGACTCCCTGAAAGCTGAATCCCCTAAGGCTGGGTCCCCTAAGTCTGAGTCACCAAAAGCTGGATCCCCCAAACATGAATCCCCCAAAGCTGGTTCCCCTAAATCTGAATCCCCAAAACCCGGCTCCCCCAAATCTGAAACCCCGAAACTTGCTGGATCCCCCAAATCTGAATCCCCCAAACCTGCTGGATCCCCCAAATCTGAATCCCCCAAACTTGCTGGTTCCCCCAAATCTGAATCTCCCAAACCTGCAGGGTCCCCCAAATCTGAATCCCCCAAATTAGGATCCCCTAAAGCAGAGTCTCCTAAGGATGAGGCTCCCAAACCAGAAGCCCCCAAGTCAGAGGCCCCCAAGGCTGCAGAAGAGAAAGTAGACAAAAAGGGTGattcagaggaagagaaggtagaaaaGAAAGATGCAGCTTTGAGCGGAGAAGTGGAGAAGGGTGCCCCAGAGGACAAAAAAGACGATgggaagaaagaggagacagaTGTGATCTCAAATGGAGTGGACGAGAGCCCCACCAAAGATGACCCCAACCAGAAAGATGACCCCAACCAGAAAGATGACCCCAGCCAGAAGGTGGTCATCACCAAAACGGTGGAGACCATCACCACTGGAGAGGACGGAGCCAAGCATGTCATTAAATCAGTCACTGTCACCGAGACTGTGAAAGAGTCTGAGGATATGATTCAGGAGAAGATGGTGTCCAGCAAGACGATGGAGAAACACTCTTCCAAGTCCGTCAAGGTGGTGACCGAAACCGAGTGA